A section of the Ignavibacteriales bacterium genome encodes:
- a CDS encoding T9SS type A sorting domain-containing protein yields MSKSLLFLMAILSLAYFNMEANANSRERVNRQQSMVKMQEGVNYSQSNVFNSKQITPEGYRGGDAYVIRPEVVTSITGYYDWQTNGACPHFVNYVSPTIIHAIEMIATDSTDLSGSRRTDYSFSSDGGATWGATNTVPNIRSGFPTLTVGTTGASQDVAIIGNHYQPGSYLLGGCHVDAFPGLGSFTSYPYPGTVSNFIWPQLTTLTNGNVMVSAETYQGAAATDTGYVVVFDPNAGTWAGSSQLFVSSANSQLNMRWASATGPGGKAIYVLDALNDTGDPLAGNRIFYYTTSDNGATWSAENVLWETNITGADTNFAWLGIDACYDNAGNFYVVWNTTSTTFSQTKLWVSKNGGTPEMVCQMTDIPGGITSMVTAMGNASGLDWPTIAVSADGNYVMTGYSACMQDDTLNGFNSYDLYYSVSPTSALSFSAPRQITSGMDDERYVSFNRVTTTDGSSNEILAMTYMKDPQPGSCAFNDNAPVSRNHLIYREIENPQTSIHNVSGEIPGTYRLLQNYPNPFNPSTMIRFELPKNINVTLKVYDITGKEVATLLNNQTLTAGVKEFDFNGANLGSGIYFYTLQAGDFKETKKMVLVK; encoded by the coding sequence ATGTCAAAATCTTTATTGTTTTTAATGGCTATTCTTTCTCTTGCTTACTTTAACATGGAAGCAAATGCCAACTCTCGCGAAAGAGTTAACAGGCAGCAATCCATGGTAAAAATGCAAGAGGGAGTTAATTATTCGCAAAGTAATGTATTCAATTCTAAGCAAATTACTCCAGAAGGTTACAGGGGCGGTGATGCATACGTAATCCGTCCGGAAGTTGTAACTTCAATCACAGGTTATTATGACTGGCAAACCAATGGTGCTTGCCCACACTTTGTAAATTACGTTTCACCAACAATCATTCACGCGATCGAAATGATCGCAACAGATTCGACTGACCTTAGTGGTTCCAGAAGAACCGACTATTCATTCAGTTCAGATGGCGGTGCAACATGGGGAGCAACAAACACAGTTCCTAACATCAGGAGCGGTTTCCCGACATTGACAGTTGGTACTACGGGTGCATCACAGGATGTTGCAATCATCGGAAACCACTATCAGCCGGGGTCATACCTTCTTGGCGGATGTCACGTCGATGCATTTCCTGGGTTAGGTTCGTTCACCAGCTATCCATATCCAGGAACAGTTTCAAACTTCATTTGGCCACAATTAACAACTCTTACCAACGGTAATGTAATGGTAAGTGCAGAGACCTATCAGGGTGCAGCAGCAACCGATACAGGATATGTAGTAGTATTTGATCCAAATGCAGGAACATGGGCAGGATCATCTCAATTGTTTGTAAGCTCTGCAAACAGCCAGCTCAATATGAGGTGGGCATCTGCAACAGGTCCAGGAGGAAAAGCTATCTACGTATTAGATGCACTTAATGACACAGGTGATCCATTAGCAGGAAACAGGATATTTTATTATACTACATCAGATAACGGCGCAACATGGTCAGCAGAAAACGTATTATGGGAAACAAACATCACAGGTGCTGATACAAACTTTGCATGGTTAGGTATCGATGCATGTTATGACAATGCAGGAAACTTTTACGTAGTATGGAACACAACTTCAACAACATTCAGCCAAACCAAGCTATGGGTATCAAAGAACGGCGGTACACCAGAAATGGTTTGTCAAATGACAGACATTCCCGGCGGTATTACTTCAATGGTAACTGCAATGGGTAACGCAAGTGGTCTAGACTGGCCTACGATTGCTGTATCAGCTGATGGAAACTACGTAATGACAGGTTATAGTGCATGTATGCAAGATGATACTCTTAATGGATTCAATTCATATGATCTTTATTACAGTGTATCACCTACAAGCGCACTTAGTTTCTCAGCTCCAAGGCAGATCACTTCAGGAATGGATGACGAAAGATATGTAAGCTTTAACAGAGTAACGACAACCGATGGCAGCAGTAACGAGATCCTTGCAATGACTTACATGAAAGACCCACAACCCGGTTCATGTGCATTTAATGACAACGCACCTGTATCGAGGAACCACTTAATATACAGGGAGATCGAAAACCCGCAAACTTCTATTCACAATGTAAGCGGTGAGATCCCAGGAACTTACAGACTTCTGCAGAATTATCCAAATCCGTTCAACCCTTCAACCATGATCAGGTTTGAATTACCTAAGAACATCAATGTAACACTTAAGGTATATGACATCACTGGTAAAGAGGTTGCAACATTACTGAACAACCAGACTCTAACTGCAGGTGTAAAGGAATTTGATTTTAACGGCGCTAATTTAGGCAGTGGTATCTATTTCTATACATTGCAAGCAGGTGATTTCAAAGAAACCAAAAAGATGGTTTTAGTAAAATAA
- a CDS encoding TonB-dependent receptor: MRGKFLYSFIVLVFLAGSFLVSSTSYAQTTGSIGGRVIDANDNSPLAGATIKVDGTPLGAVTDDNGEYVILNVDVGTYTVIASYIGYTDTKVNGVKVSVDQRTKIDFDMKPEGEVVTDVIEITAERKGIDVDQSGRLITQDQIDDSGVRGIQNIVSKTAGVVQDERGNNINIRGGRTDENVIIVDGVVTTNPIDGTSTAFVSNGLLQEIAVYTGGFGAEYGNVLSGVINVTTKGGTDKYTGSIEAATDEFSGDWLNTVAQGYNLYSLTFGGPLIPTKDLSKVINFYGGVEKQFLLVRNPSWISRDLFSDGIVPNFTENLYSYNARLNINFSDIKGSSIPINLKGGLLMTDDHNRSFIQSYYKSNSFRNPLEITKDRQFYGRMIHNVSSKFFYELQFTNYSTTDEFGDPYFLGNWFAYGDTNSIPELMAIQRQTGILRQGSRLGNDPSTENVFFLPGRVNNFYSKSDVSYIGGKADATFSVLTKKYGDHEVKFGGEYKYNTLRSLELSPVALANNPIVGTDPSGNPIYQLNPTDLFFGREVLLKSYGYEVRDQYGNPIIVSGEDFEPKNPIIAAAYLRDKIDFGDLTINAGVRMDYLDVNTEVLIDPNNLLGPDGQLLTDDDFEQSSPNIEFSPRLGFSFPVTDKTVFIANYGRFVQLPQLQLMYIPREYFQKFFSNSVQNVVENSGLEPEKLTSYEVGFKQQVGDIINLGITAFYKETRDQIGTARILKGPGVPSGYAIYENTDFSLARGLEMYFSMRRYQRASIDISYTLSYSSGVGSDPFSKFSLANNPDGVFPKFLFPTDFDQRHTGSINLDYRFGNDDVPKGFGGEILKNLGFNFLFSFNSGRPYTVRSLPKNAFDNGDVALSSKNGVYTDWNTRLDFKMDKTIDIWKTSLNIYVYVLNLFDTELVNSVYGATGLPDDNGYLSTPTGSQTSANYQSNWRDRVRSITNWGPPRQVRFGAKLSF, from the coding sequence ATGAGGGGTAAGTTTCTCTACTCTTTTATAGTCCTAGTTTTTTTAGCCGGTTCGTTTTTAGTCTCTTCAACTTCTTACGCCCAAACTACAGGAAGTATAGGGGGTAGAGTTATTGATGCTAACGACAACTCACCTTTAGCGGGTGCCACGATCAAGGTCGACGGGACACCTTTAGGTGCTGTTACCGACGATAACGGCGAATATGTAATCCTAAACGTCGATGTTGGCACTTACACTGTAATTGCTTCATATATCGGCTATACAGATACCAAGGTAAATGGAGTAAAGGTGTCTGTTGACCAAAGGACGAAGATCGACTTTGACATGAAGCCGGAAGGCGAAGTAGTGACAGATGTAATCGAGATTACCGCAGAAAGAAAAGGTATCGATGTAGATCAGAGCGGTAGGCTTATAACACAGGATCAAATCGATGATTCCGGTGTTAGAGGAATTCAGAACATTGTTTCCAAAACAGCCGGTGTTGTACAGGATGAAAGAGGAAACAATATCAATATCAGGGGTGGTAGAACAGACGAAAACGTTATTATAGTTGACGGTGTTGTTACCACAAATCCAATCGACGGTACATCAACAGCATTTGTTTCCAATGGACTTCTTCAAGAGATCGCGGTATACACCGGTGGTTTTGGCGCAGAATATGGAAACGTGCTTAGCGGTGTTATAAACGTTACAACAAAGGGCGGTACCGATAAGTACACCGGTTCTATCGAAGCAGCCACTGATGAGTTTTCAGGTGACTGGTTAAATACCGTTGCACAAGGTTACAACCTTTATAGTTTAACTTTTGGCGGTCCTCTTATTCCTACAAAAGATCTTTCAAAGGTTATCAATTTTTATGGTGGTGTGGAAAAACAATTTTTGCTAGTTAGAAACCCCAGCTGGATATCAAGGGATCTTTTTTCCGACGGTATCGTTCCAAACTTCACAGAAAATCTATATTCATATAATGCGAGACTGAATATTAATTTTTCAGATATAAAAGGAAGCAGTATTCCTATTAATCTGAAGGGCGGTCTTTTAATGACTGACGATCATAACAGAAGCTTTATTCAGTCATACTACAAGAGTAATTCATTCAGAAACCCACTTGAGATCACAAAGGACAGACAATTCTACGGAAGAATGATTCACAACGTTTCTTCTAAATTCTTCTATGAACTTCAGTTTACTAATTATTCTACTACTGATGAGTTCGGTGATCCGTACTTTCTTGGTAACTGGTTTGCTTACGGTGATACAAATAGCATTCCGGAACTTATGGCAATTCAGAGACAGACAGGGATCTTGAGGCAGGGAAGCAGACTTGGAAACGACCCTTCAACGGAAAACGTGTTCTTTTTACCGGGTAGGGTAAATAACTTCTATTCCAAATCAGATGTTAGCTACATTGGTGGAAAGGCTGACGCGACATTCTCAGTTCTTACAAAAAAATATGGTGACCACGAAGTAAAGTTTGGTGGTGAGTATAAGTATAACACACTTAGATCTCTCGAGCTAAGCCCGGTTGCGTTAGCTAATAATCCAATTGTTGGAACAGATCCGAGCGGTAACCCAATCTATCAATTGAATCCTACTGACCTCTTCTTTGGAAGAGAGGTTTTATTGAAGTCATATGGATATGAAGTAAGAGACCAATACGGTAATCCTATCATTGTATCCGGAGAAGATTTTGAACCAAAAAATCCGATCATAGCAGCTGCGTACTTGAGGGACAAAATTGACTTTGGTGACCTTACTATTAACGCCGGTGTGAGGATGGATTATCTGGACGTTAATACAGAAGTTTTAATTGATCCAAATAATCTTCTTGGTCCTGACGGACAATTATTAACCGATGATGATTTTGAACAAAGTTCACCGAACATAGAATTCAGCCCAAGGCTTGGATTCTCATTCCCGGTTACCGACAAAACTGTATTTATTGCAAACTATGGACGTTTTGTTCAGCTTCCACAGTTACAATTAATGTATATTCCTAGAGAATATTTCCAGAAGTTCTTCAGCAACTCTGTACAAAACGTAGTAGAAAATTCAGGTCTAGAACCTGAGAAACTAACTTCTTACGAAGTTGGATTTAAACAGCAGGTAGGAGATATAATTAACCTAGGTATTACTGCTTTCTACAAAGAGACAAGGGACCAGATCGGTACAGCAAGAATATTGAAAGGACCCGGAGTTCCAAGCGGTTATGCAATTTATGAAAACACTGACTTTAGCTTGGCAAGGGGTCTTGAAATGTACTTCAGCATGAGAAGGTATCAAAGGGCTTCTATTGATATCTCATATACATTATCATATTCTTCAGGTGTAGGTTCTGATCCATTCTCTAAATTTTCTTTGGCAAACAATCCTGACGGTGTATTCCCTAAATTCTTATTCCCGACAGATTTTGACCAAAGGCATACTGGAAGCATCAATCTGGATTACAGATTTGGAAATGACGATGTACCAAAAGGATTTGGCGGTGAAATTCTTAAGAATCTTGGTTTCAACTTCTTGTTTAGTTTTAATAGCGGAAGACCATATACTGTAAGAAGCTTACCAAAGAATGCATTTGACAATGGTGACGTTGCTCTTTCTTCCAAAAACGGTGTTTACACGGATTGGAATACAAGGCTTGATTTTAAAATGGACAAGACCATTGATATATGGAAAACCAGTCTGAATATCTACGTTTATGTACTAAACTTATTTGATACTGAATTAGTAAATAGTGTTTATGGCGCAACAGGATTGCCGGACGATAATGGTTATCTGTCAACGCCTACAGGATCGCAGACCAGCGCGAACTATCAGTCAAACTGGCGCGACAGAGTAAGATCTATAACGAACTGGGGTCCACCCAGACAGGTAAGATTCGGTGCTAAACTCAGCTTCTAA
- a CDS encoding PorV/PorQ family protein has translation MNLKNILIVLIVIMTGASSFAGPRTKFGTMAAPELLIPVGSVGTSLQGSNLASVTGIDAMYWNPAGLSQLQNPTGEALFSHMNYIADINMEYVAGVVKLSNLGYLGFSLRTLDFGEELVTTEYNPEGDGSTFSPTYLVGSISFARAMTDKIHFGTNIKLISESIANVNATGVAFDFGLQYVAGNSGLRFGIALKNLGPAMTFNGQGLDRQVVENGQTVTRRVILQDFDLPTNLEIGVSYIANLNKQNHVMLSSAFENSGFSSDEYKFGLEYNYNNNFFLRGAVSIKPDKNTDEELWGPTFGAGVKYPFGGISLGFDYAYRIVNEDGFNSTNQYFTLNVGF, from the coding sequence ATGAACCTCAAAAATATACTAATAGTCTTAATAGTAATTATGACAGGGGCAAGCTCTTTCGCGGGACCCAGGACCAAGTTTGGTACCATGGCCGCACCGGAATTGCTGATCCCCGTAGGTTCTGTGGGAACTTCTCTTCAAGGGTCTAACTTGGCAAGCGTGACAGGTATTGATGCGATGTATTGGAATCCAGCAGGTCTGTCGCAATTACAAAACCCAACCGGAGAAGCACTTTTTTCACACATGAACTATATCGCCGACATTAACATGGAATATGTTGCCGGCGTAGTTAAACTAAGTAATCTTGGTTACCTCGGGTTTTCTCTGAGAACTCTTGATTTCGGTGAAGAGCTGGTAACAACCGAATACAACCCTGAAGGTGACGGTTCTACATTTAGTCCGACATACCTTGTTGGTAGCATCAGCTTTGCAAGAGCTATGACCGACAAGATCCATTTCGGAACTAACATTAAGTTAATCAGTGAGAGCATTGCAAATGTAAACGCAACCGGCGTTGCTTTTGACTTTGGTCTGCAATATGTAGCAGGAAATTCAGGCCTCAGATTTGGAATCGCTTTAAAGAATCTCGGACCAGCCATGACCTTTAACGGTCAGGGATTGGACAGACAGGTAGTTGAAAACGGTCAAACAGTTACAAGAAGGGTTATCCTTCAAGACTTTGACCTTCCAACTAATCTGGAGATCGGAGTATCCTATATTGCTAACCTGAACAAGCAAAACCATGTAATGCTTTCTTCAGCATTTGAAAATTCAGGTTTCTCAAGTGACGAATACAAATTCGGACTTGAGTATAACTATAATAATAACTTCTTCCTGAGAGGGGCAGTAAGTATTAAACCCGATAAAAACACGGACGAAGAGCTCTGGGGACCAACCTTTGGAGCAGGAGTTAAATATCCTTTCGGAGGCATTTCTTTGGGCTTCGATTACGCCTACAGGATAGTAAATGAGGATGGTTTCAACTCAACAAACCAATACTTTACTTTGAATGTAGGATTTTAA
- a CDS encoding GWxTD domain-containing protein yields the protein MKTIVKTAFLIFFLCVSLNSSVADNIFNFSIDYSVFKGQDGKSIVEFYYSFYKKRLIFSNSGSEYTAQAKIDLDIFKKGTDELVFSQTYMIPTTVTDTSGTNLDNNLVGQLNYQISPGDYTVKISASDANNSENVESAVIELTAEDFNTGLKISDIELSTDILSSGDKESIFYKNTLEVVPNPDGIYGNNINKLYYYFEIYGLTPQNITDEFYILAEITDPNKDNIFIKNVKKITSLSSEDIVQQGSFQIDSLPTAKYILLVSVIDNKNSTRFTREKQFWVYNSGITQDFSFSGEEEFLKSPYATMREDLVEKEYEITSYIRTDKEKNVYNKLTDINDKRKFMFDFWKIRDDNPATLENEFKIEYVKRILEADASFKEPYKEGWKTDRGRIYVLFGKPDDIERFPFEANKKSYEVWTYDKLEGGATCVFVERKPEGSGYFDMVHSTLRGEFRNDNWENELNY from the coding sequence ATGAAAACCATCGTAAAAACAGCATTTTTAATTTTTTTCCTTTGTGTTTCTCTAAATTCGTCAGTTGCAGATAATATATTTAACTTCAGCATTGATTACTCAGTATTTAAGGGACAAGATGGAAAATCAATAGTCGAATTTTACTATTCATTCTATAAAAAAAGACTGATATTCAGTAATTCGGGCAGTGAATATACAGCCCAGGCAAAAATAGACCTCGATATTTTCAAAAAAGGGACAGATGAGCTGGTATTTTCTCAGACTTATATGATACCGACAACCGTGACAGATACATCGGGTACTAATCTCGATAACAATCTAGTGGGGCAATTGAATTACCAGATATCGCCCGGAGATTACACGGTAAAGATATCCGCTTCCGATGCCAATAACTCCGAAAATGTCGAATCAGCCGTAATAGAACTCACTGCAGAGGACTTTAATACGGGCTTAAAGATAAGTGATATAGAATTATCTACGGACATTCTTTCAAGCGGGGATAAAGAGAGTATCTTTTATAAGAATACACTGGAGGTCGTGCCAAATCCCGACGGTATATACGGGAATAATATAAATAAGCTTTATTATTATTTCGAAATATACGGTCTTACTCCGCAAAATATAACGGACGAGTTTTATATTCTGGCAGAGATCACAGATCCGAACAAAGATAATATATTTATTAAGAATGTTAAGAAGATAACATCTCTTAGCTCAGAGGATATAGTCCAGCAAGGAAGTTTTCAGATAGACAGTTTACCAACAGCTAAGTACATACTCCTCGTATCGGTAATTGATAATAAAAACTCTACCAGGTTTACCAGGGAAAAACAATTTTGGGTTTATAATAGCGGTATTACACAGGATTTTTCTTTTTCAGGGGAGGAAGAATTTCTAAAAAGTCCTTACGCCACGATGAGAGAAGACCTTGTAGAGAAAGAGTATGAGATCACGTCATATATACGAACCGATAAGGAAAAGAATGTATATAATAAGCTGACAGATATAAACGATAAAAGGAAGTTTATGTTCGACTTTTGGAAGATAAGGGATGATAATCCTGCAACCCTGGAAAATGAATTTAAAATCGAATATGTAAAACGCATTCTTGAAGCCGATGCTTCTTTTAAGGAGCCTTATAAGGAAGGATGGAAGACGGACAGAGGCAGGATATATGTACTTTTTGGAAAGCCGGACGATATAGAGAGATTTCCCTTTGAAGCAAATAAGAAGAGTTATGAGGTCTGGACTTATGACAAGTTAGAAGGCGGAGCAACATGTGTATTTGTTGAGAGGAAACCGGAAGGTTCCGGATATTTTGACATGGTTCACTCGACCTTAAGGGGTGAATTTAGGAATGACAACTGGGAAAACGAACTAAACTATTAA
- a CDS encoding CPBP family intramembrane metalloprotease, whose translation MVKKYLSELKDLKQIIKSLDFKVTYVFLSVAVIIFLSISFATPLFYYNNIGQDRLDSRLYWFFTDGLLMFLIPFLSIKFVLKGKLSDYGFSLGDKKFGLFSVAAFFLFMLPFLWVVSATPDFAKTYPQGGSEVSSNLSIFLLYEAGVLTYMLGWEFLWRGYMLFGLKEKFGYYSIFIQMIPFFILHKGKPELELLGSIFAGLVMGIQAWRSNSFVYSWILHWLIMFSIDTISILREKTGFYKIF comes from the coding sequence TTGGTAAAGAAATATCTTTCCGAACTTAAGGACCTTAAGCAGATAATAAAGTCGCTGGACTTTAAAGTTACTTATGTCTTTTTATCTGTCGCTGTTATAATTTTTCTTTCAATATCATTTGCTACACCGCTTTTTTATTATAATAATATCGGTCAGGACAGGCTCGATTCAAGATTATACTGGTTTTTTACGGACGGCTTGCTCATGTTCCTGATCCCCTTCCTTTCTATAAAGTTTGTTCTAAAGGGAAAACTTTCCGATTACGGATTTTCATTAGGCGACAAAAAGTTCGGACTGTTCTCTGTGGCGGCGTTCTTTTTGTTTATGCTTCCTTTCCTGTGGGTCGTATCAGCCACACCGGATTTTGCCAAGACCTATCCACAAGGCGGTTCGGAGGTTAGTTCCAATCTCAGTATTTTCCTTTTATATGAAGCCGGGGTATTGACTTATATGCTAGGATGGGAGTTTCTATGGCGCGGGTACATGCTATTCGGGCTTAAGGAAAAATTTGGATACTATTCTATATTTATTCAAATGATACCGTTCTTTATATTACATAAAGGAAAGCCTGAGCTTGAGTTGCTCGGTTCTATTTTTGCCGGATTGGTAATGGGTATCCAGGCATGGAGGAGTAATTCATTTGTTTACAGCTGGATACTACATTGGCTCATAATGTTTTCCATAGATACAATTTCGATTTTAAGAGAAAAAACAGGGTTTTATAAAATATTTTAG